AGTCCGCTAGCACTGTCAAAGACATAAAGAGCAAAAGCTGAGCTCCATACGCCATAAGAAGTCATCATTATTGATGCGACAAGAAGAGTTCCAAAAAGAGTTCGATCCTTAAGAGGGGTGAGTATCTGTTGTGGTTTGGTTCTTATTGGGTTTTTATGAATTGATTGGGGATTTTTTGGGTGGCCATGAATTAATATGATTCCTATTTGAATTACAATCAATGATTCTATCAGAGTTTTCGGGCCGCCAATTAATGCGGCGCCAGCGAGAATCGGAGCAATCAACTGTGAGAATGCTGCCTGCAACCCTAGAAATAATGAATTTATTTTTTTGAGATTTTGTTTTTGTGATATTTTCGGAATTGATGTCTGGATTGCCAGCTCTGCCGAGATGTCGCCGATGGTTATGATTGTGGAGAGAACTATAAATTCAGAAAAATTTAATGATTCAAGGAGTATCAATACAATAATAATCGAAAGTGATGTCAGCCTTATTAAGGAGCCTGATAAAATTATTTTTTTGAATGAGAGATGATCTATCGCAAACCCTACGAGGACCGGTGAAAACAGCCAAGGAAGCTTCGATGCAGCAATCGACATACCTATGGCGGATGGGTCGCTGTTTAGGGAGATTGCAAGTACGGGAATCGAAGATCGAAAAATACCTTCTCCCAAGAAATTCAGTGTGATCATGGACCACATTGGCAGATTTCTTGACATTACGGCCGATATTTTCTGGAGGTTTCGATCGTTTCGATCAATCTAGATATCAGGTCTTCATAGTCCCAGTTCAGGGCGTATCCCATTTGAGCCAGGTTCCCATGTCTCGATAGCCCTGGAAGTGTGTTCACTTCCAGAAACCAGGGGGCTGTGTCGTTGAGGATGAAATCAACACGTGCAAATCCTCTGCAACCCAGCGATGAGTAG
This window of the Pandoraea sputorum genome carries:
- a CDS encoding MFS transporter, with translation MWSMITLNFLGEGIFRSSIPVLAISLNSDPSAIGMSIAASKLPWLFSPVLVGFAIDHLSFKKIILSGSLIRLTSLSIIIVLILLESLNFSEFIVLSTIITIGDISAELAIQTSIPKISQKQNLKKINSLFLGLQAAFSQLIAPILAGAALIGGPKTLIESLIVIQIGIILIHGHPKNPQSIHKNPIRTKPQQILTPLKDRTLFGTLLVASIMMTSYGVWSSAFALYVFDSASGLGLTTFGYGLMMSSIAFGSLTGTILSTKLISNLPHFPLICASILAMTVLPLVGLTGGPPMFVSLALFIYGFFLAIWNVVSITYRQRFVPERVLGRITGIYRSITWGFMPLGAVLGSFICTWESYRVALALAAALSILQLISLPLLRDIGRRHAQRLSP